One Neovison vison isolate M4711 chromosome 2, ASM_NN_V1, whole genome shotgun sequence genomic window carries:
- the LOC122898854 gene encoding loricrin-like: MSHQKKQPTPLPPVGCGKTSGGGGGGGGGGCGFPSGGGGSGCGSGGGFGGCGGGGSGGCGGGGGGGSGGSVKYFGGGSSSGCGGYSGGGGGGSGGCGGGSGGSVKYSGGGGSSGGGSGCFSSSGGGGSGCGGGSSGSGGGCFSSCGGGGGSSLCSSGCYSGGGGGGSGQEVQCQSYGSASSGGCGDGGSSGCGGGSSGGGGSSGCSGGGSGYFSQQTTQGSCMPQQSYGGGSSGGSCGGGSSGGGGGCFPSCGGGGGSGCGGGSSGGGGGCFSSGGGGGGSGCGGGSSGGGGSSGGGKGVPICHQTQQKQAPTWPSK; this comes from the coding sequence ATGTCTCACCAGAAAAAGCAGCCCACTCCTCTACCCCCAGTCGGCTGCGGGAAAACCTCAGGCGGCGGAGGCGGCGGAGGTGGCGGCGGGTGTGGCTTCCctagcggcggcggcggctcgggCTGCGGCAGCGGTGGCGGCttcggcggctgcggcggcggcggctccggcggctgcggcggcggcggcggcggcggctccggcGGGAGCGTCAAGTACTTCGGCGGCGGCAGCAGCTCTGGCTGCGGAGGCTActctggcggcggcggcggcggctccggaGGCTGCGGAGGAGGTTCCGGTGGGAGTGTCAAGTACTCGGGGGGTGGTGGCTCCTCCGGGGGTGGCAGTGGCTGCTTCTCCAGCTCCGGAGGTGGCGGCTCGGGCTGCGGGGGTGGCTCCTCCGGGAGCGGCGGTGGCTGCTTCTCcagctgcggcggcggcggcggctcctccCTCTGCAGCAGTGGCTGCTActctggcggcggcggcggcggctcgggCCAAGAGGTCCAGTGCCAGAGCTACGGAAGCGCCTCCAGCGGCGGCTGCGGGGACGGCGGCAGTTCCGGCTGCGGCGGCGGCTCCTCTGGGGGCGGCGGCAGCTCGGGCTGCAGCGGCGGCGGCTCCGGCTACTTCTCTCAGCAGACCACCCAGGGCTCGTGCATGCCTCAGCAGAGCTACGGAGGAGGATCCTCCGGAGGCAGCTGCGGCGGCGGCTcgtctgggggagggggtggctgctTCCCcagctgcggcggcggcggcggctctgGCTGCGGCGGCGGCTCCTCCGGGGGTGGCGGTGGATGCTTCTCCAGTGGtgggggcggcggcggctccgGCTGCGGCGGTGGCTCCTCCGGGGGCGGCGGTTCCTCCGGGGGTGGCAAGGGCGTCCCGATCTGCCACCAGACCCAGCAGAAGCAGGCGCCTACCTGGCCAAGCAAATAA